A single region of the Gorilla gorilla gorilla isolate KB3781 chromosome 1, NHGRI_mGorGor1-v2.1_pri, whole genome shotgun sequence genome encodes:
- the OR6Y1 gene encoding olfactory receptor 6Y1 isoform X1: MTTIILEVDNRTVTTHFILLGFPTRPAFQLLFFSIFLATYLLTLLENLLIILAIHSDGQLHKPMYFFLSHLSFLEMWYVTVISPKMLVDFLSHDKSISFNGCMTQLYFFVTFVCTEYILLAIMAFDRYVAICNPLRYPVIMTNQLCGTLAGGCWFCGLMTAMIKMVFIAQLHYCGTPQINHYFCDISPLLNVSCEDASQAELVDFFLALMVIAIPFCVVVASYAAILATILRIPSAQGRQKAFSTCASHLTVVILFYSTTLFTYACPKLMYAYNSNKVVSVLYTVIVPLLNPIIYCLRNHEVKAALRKTIHCRGSGPQGNGAFSS; encoded by the coding sequence ATGACCACCATAATTCTGGAAGTAGATAATCGTACAGTGACAACACATTTCATCCTTCTGGGGTTTCCAACACGACCAGCCTTCCagcttctctttttctccattttcctggCAACCTATCTGCTGACACTGCTGGAGAATCTTCTTATCATCTTAGCTATCCACAGTGATGGGCAGCTGCATAAGCCCATGTACTTCTTCTTGAGCCACCTCTCCTTCCTGGAGATGTGGTATGTCACAGTCATCAGCCCCAAGATGCTTGTTGACTTCCTCAGTCATGACAAGAGTATTTCCTTCAATGGCTGCATGACTCAACTTTACTTTTTTGTGACCTTTGTCTGTACTGAGTACATCCTTCTTGCTATCATGGCCTTTGACCGCTATGTAGCCATTTGTAATCCACTACGCTACCCAGTCATCATGACCAACCAGCTCTGTGGCACACTGGCTGGAGGATGCTGGTTCTGTGGACTCATGACTGCCATGATTAAGATGGTTTTTATAGCGCAACTTCACTACTGTGGCACGCCTCAGATCAATCACTACTTTTGTGATATCTCTCCACTCCTTAACGTCTCCTGTGAGGATGCCTCACAGGCTGAGCTGGTGGACTTCTTCTTGGCCCTCATGGTCATTGCTATTCCTTTTTGTGTTGTGGTGGCATCCTACGCTGCTATCCTTGCCACCATCCTCAGGATCCCTTCTGCTCAGGGCCGCCAAAAGGCATTCTCCACCTGTGCCTCCCACCTGACCGTCGTAATTCTCTTCTATTCCACGACCCTTTTCACCTATGCCTGTCCCAAACTCATGTATGCCTACAATTCCAACAAAGTGGTATCTGTTCTCTACACTGTCATTGTCCCACTCCTCAACCCCATCATTTACTGTCTGAGGAACCATGAAGTAAAGGCAGCCCTCAGAAAGACCATACATTGCAGAGGAAGTGGGCCCCAGGGAAATGGGGCTTTCAGTAGTTAA
- the LOC101147396 gene encoding olfactory receptor 6P1, producing the protein MRNLSGGHVEEFVLLGFPTTPPLQLLLFVLFFAIYLLTLLENALIVFTIWLAPSLHRPMYFFLGHFSFLELWYINVTIPRLLAAFLTQDGRVSYIGCMTQLYFFIALACTECVLLAVMAYDRYLAICGPLLYPSLMPSSLATRLAAASWGSGFFSSMMKLLFISQLSCCGPNIINHFFCDISPLLNLTCSDKEQAELVDFLLALVMILLPLLAVVSSYTAIIAAILRIPTSRGRHKAFSTCAAHLAVVVIYYSSTLFTYARTRAMYTFNHNKIISVLYTIIVPFFNPAIYCLRNKEVKEAFRKTVMGRCHYPRDVPD; encoded by the coding sequence ATGAGAAATTTGAGTGGAGGCCATGTCGAGGAGTTTGTCTTGCTGGGTTTCCCTACCACGCCTCCCCTCCAGCTGCtcctctttgtccttttttttgcAATTTACCTTCTGACATTGCTGGAGAATGCACTCATTGTCTTCACAATATGGCTTGCTCCAAGCCTTCATCGCCCCATGTACTTTTTCCTTGGCCATTTCTCTTTCCTGGAGCTATGGTACATCAATGTCACCATTCCTCGGCTCTTGGCAGCCTTTCTTACCCAGGATGGTAGAGTCTCCTACATAGGTTGCATGACCCAACTGTACTTCTTTATTGCCTTAGCCTGTACTGAATGTGTGCTGTTGGCAGTTATGGCCTATGATCGCTACCTGGCCATCTGTGGACCCCTCCTTTACCCCAGTCTCATGCCTTCCAGTCTGGCCACTCGCCTTGCTGCTGCCTCTTGGGGCAGTGGCTTCTTCAGCTCCATGATGAAGCTTCTTTTTATTTCCCAATTGTCCTGCTGTGGACCCAACATTATCAACCACTTTTTCTGTGATATTTCCCCACTACTCAACCTCACCTGCTCTGACAAGGAGCAAGCAGAGCTAGTAGACTTCCTTCTGGCCCTGGTGATGATTCTACTCCCTCTATTGGCTGTGGTTTCATCATACACTGCCATCATTGCAGCCATCCTGAGGATCCCTACTTCCAGGGGACGCCACAAAGCCTTTTCCACTTGTGCCGCTCATCTGGCAGTGGTTGTTATCTACTACTCCTCCACTCTCTTCACCTATGCACGGACCCGGGCCATGTACACCTTCAACCACAACAAGATTATCTCTGTGCTCTACACTATCATTGTACCATTCTTCAACCCAGCCATCTACTGCCTGAGGAACAAGGAGGTGAAGGAGGCCTTCAGGAAGACAGTGATGGGCAGATGTCACTATCCTAGGGATGTTCCGGACTGA
- the OR6Y1 gene encoding olfactory receptor 6Y1 isoform X2, whose protein sequence is MPVMTTIILEVDNRTVTTHFILLGFPTRPAFQLLFFSIFLATYLLTLLENLLIILAIHSDGQLHKPMYFFLSHLSFLEMWYVTVISPKMLVDFLSHDKSISFNGCMTQLYFFVTFVCTEYILLAIMAFDRYVAICNPLRYPVIMTNQLCGTLAGGCWFCGLMTAMIKMVFIAQLHYCGTPQINHYFCDISPLLNVSCEDASQAELVDFFLALMVIAIPFCVVVASYAAILATILRIPSAQGRQKAFSTCASHLTVVILFYSTTLFTYACPKLMYAYNSNKVVSVLYTVIVPLLNPIIYCLRNHEVKAALRKTIHCRGSGPQGNGAFSS, encoded by the exons ATG CCAGTCATGACCACCATAATTCTGGAAGTAGATAATCGTACAGTGACAACACATTTCATCCTTCTGGGGTTTCCAACACGACCAGCCTTCCagcttctctttttctccattttcctggCAACCTATCTGCTGACACTGCTGGAGAATCTTCTTATCATCTTAGCTATCCACAGTGATGGGCAGCTGCATAAGCCCATGTACTTCTTCTTGAGCCACCTCTCCTTCCTGGAGATGTGGTATGTCACAGTCATCAGCCCCAAGATGCTTGTTGACTTCCTCAGTCATGACAAGAGTATTTCCTTCAATGGCTGCATGACTCAACTTTACTTTTTTGTGACCTTTGTCTGTACTGAGTACATCCTTCTTGCTATCATGGCCTTTGACCGCTATGTAGCCATTTGTAATCCACTACGCTACCCAGTCATCATGACCAACCAGCTCTGTGGCACACTGGCTGGAGGATGCTGGTTCTGTGGACTCATGACTGCCATGATTAAGATGGTTTTTATAGCGCAACTTCACTACTGTGGCACGCCTCAGATCAATCACTACTTTTGTGATATCTCTCCACTCCTTAACGTCTCCTGTGAGGATGCCTCACAGGCTGAGCTGGTGGACTTCTTCTTGGCCCTCATGGTCATTGCTATTCCTTTTTGTGTTGTGGTGGCATCCTACGCTGCTATCCTTGCCACCATCCTCAGGATCCCTTCTGCTCAGGGCCGCCAAAAGGCATTCTCCACCTGTGCCTCCCACCTGACCGTCGTAATTCTCTTCTATTCCACGACCCTTTTCACCTATGCCTGTCCCAAACTCATGTATGCCTACAATTCCAACAAAGTGGTATCTGTTCTCTACACTGTCATTGTCCCACTCCTCAACCCCATCATTTACTGTCTGAGGAACCATGAAGTAAAGGCAGCCCTCAGAAAGACCATACATTGCAGAGGAAGTGGGCCCCAGGGAAATGGGGCTTTCAGTAGTTAA